Part of the Candidatus Obscuribacterales bacterium genome is shown below.
CGCCGTGCCCTCTACGACCTGCTGACCCAAATCAATCACACCACCCAGCCGTTGCCCATCAAAACCTGGGAAACCCAGATCGTACCCCGAGAGGGTGTGGTCATTGATGTAGCGATTACTGTATCCATTAGCTCTGAGAATGGTGAAACACGCTTGCGCTGGCTGGTACGCGACATCACTGAGAAAAAGCAGGCCGAGGCCAAAATTCACCGCCAGGCCTTCTACGACCAGCTTACCGGTCTACCGAATCGCGCCTTTCTCGACATCTACCTGCCCAAGGTGCTGGCTCAGGCAGATCGCCAACATGCCCAAGCGGCGGTGGCCTTTTTAGACCTCGACAGATTCAAAGACGTCAACGACAGCCTGGGCCACGGGGTGGGCGATCAAATGCTGCATCAGGTGGCCCAACGCCTGACCCACTGTCTGCGCAAAGAAGATCTGCTGGTACGCTGGGGGGGCGACGAATTTATTCTAGTGATCTCGCGGCTGACGGCGCTAGAGTCGGTGGGACGTACGTGCGATCGCATTTTGGAAAGTCTGCAGCTTGCCTTTGTAATCGATGACCACCATCTGCACATCGGCACCAGCATCGGCATCGCTCTCTTTCCCCAGGATGGCACCGATCCCACCGCCCTGCTGCGCCACGCCGACCACGCCCTCTACCAAACCAAAAACCAGGGCCGCAATAC
Proteins encoded:
- a CDS encoding sensor domain-containing diguanylate cyclase, yielding MNMIVKRIEAVQQRALLLHQRASTLPIHPELLSQALNDLSLVLEELRTAHEELIQQNQGLADYRQQLETERQRYQDLFNLAPDGYLVTDAKGVIQVGNVAIAALLHLPQESLVGKPMVLFLPVKKRRALYDLLTQINHTTQPLPIKTWETQIVPREGVVIDVAITVSISSENGETRLRWLVRDITEKKQAEAKIHRQAFYDQLTGLPNRAFLDIYLPKVLAQADRQHAQAAVAFLDLDRFKDVNDSLGHGVGDQMLHQVAQRLTHCLRKEDLLVRWGGDEFILVISRLTALESVGRTCDRILESLQLAFVIDDHHLHIGTSIGIALFPQDGTDPTALLRHADHALYQTKNQGRNTYRFYQSD